The Streptomyces sp. NBC_01775 genome includes a region encoding these proteins:
- a CDS encoding phosphotransferase family protein yields the protein MPEEFTAESAGAVLGEACRSAGLDPAGAELLRLGSNAVYRLSTASVIVRIARDTDALEEMQRAVGVARWLETEDFPATRVLGDVEQPTVLGGRVVTYWENLQDEIEYARLDELADLLKRLHWLEEPKSLGLPYFDPFAKVRDSLRALDGVAEADRSFLEERAGELNKAYDRLDFVLPFGLIHGDASIGNILRSRTGQAVLIDLDGFALAPREWDLVQSALFYERFGWHTRSEYESFVHHYGFDLMNWPGYPVLADVRELMMTLWLGQQVTTSAKSAEEFARRVETIRTGGSRADWQPF from the coding sequence ATGCCGGAGGAGTTCACCGCAGAGTCAGCAGGTGCGGTGCTAGGGGAGGCGTGCCGTTCGGCGGGGCTCGACCCTGCGGGCGCGGAGCTGCTGCGCCTCGGTTCCAACGCGGTGTACCGGCTGTCGACGGCTTCCGTCATCGTCCGCATCGCGCGGGACACTGACGCCCTGGAGGAGATGCAGCGGGCCGTCGGGGTCGCTCGCTGGCTGGAGACCGAAGACTTTCCTGCCACACGGGTGCTGGGCGACGTGGAGCAGCCGACCGTGCTCGGTGGCCGGGTCGTCACCTACTGGGAGAACCTTCAGGACGAGATCGAGTACGCGCGCCTGGACGAGTTGGCGGACCTGCTGAAGCGGCTGCACTGGCTGGAAGAGCCGAAGTCGCTGGGGCTGCCGTACTTCGATCCGTTCGCCAAGGTACGGGATTCGCTGCGCGCGCTGGACGGCGTGGCCGAAGCGGACCGATCGTTCTTGGAGGAGCGCGCCGGAGAGCTGAATAAGGCGTACGACCGCTTGGATTTCGTCCTTCCCTTCGGCCTGATCCACGGTGATGCGAGCATCGGCAACATCCTCCGCAGCCGTACGGGACAGGCCGTCCTGATCGACCTCGACGGCTTCGCGCTCGCTCCGCGCGAATGGGACCTGGTGCAATCCGCGCTCTTTTACGAGCGGTTCGGCTGGCACACACGGTCGGAGTACGAATCCTTCGTCCATCACTATGGGTTCGACCTCATGAACTGGCCGGGGTACCCGGTGCTGGCTGATGTGCGCGAACTGATGATGACGCTGTGGCTCGGACAGCAAGTGACGACTAGCGCCAAGTCGGCGGAGGAGTTTGCACGACGCGTGGAGACCATCCGCACGGGAGGCAGCCGGGCCGACTGGCAGCCTTTCTGA
- a CDS encoding GntR family transcriptional regulator — protein MPKQKPHEQQKQPKYRQIAHYLRAGIMDGTYPSGQPLPSEETLAKQFGVTRPTVRQGIAELRASGLVEVMAGRGGFVRSPHSRPSLTRPRGVRREPDGRYVEADGIRWSNAEEPTATRTDAPVALADLLRIPPGEPLFTYDVLQTADGGRLRQLHRTYVPFSVLTGTRYEEKPPPPAPELYGALAKLGHELHFTEFVRTRMPLPDQAETLRLPEGVPTLHLVRVTLASGKPLALEELHVSGSDLELSYRL, from the coding sequence ATGCCGAAGCAGAAGCCGCACGAGCAGCAGAAACAGCCCAAGTACCGCCAGATCGCGCACTACTTGCGTGCCGGCATCATGGACGGCACATACCCGTCAGGCCAGCCGCTGCCGTCAGAGGAGACCCTGGCAAAGCAGTTCGGCGTAACGCGCCCGACCGTGCGGCAGGGCATCGCAGAGCTACGGGCATCCGGGCTGGTGGAAGTCATGGCCGGCCGAGGCGGCTTCGTCCGCTCCCCTCACAGCCGCCCGAGCCTCACTCGCCCGCGTGGCGTACGCCGCGAGCCCGACGGCCGCTACGTCGAGGCTGATGGCATCCGCTGGAGCAACGCCGAAGAGCCCACGGCCACGCGTACGGACGCCCCGGTCGCACTCGCGGACCTACTCCGCATCCCGCCGGGCGAGCCGTTGTTCACGTATGACGTTCTTCAGACGGCCGACGGGGGCCGCCTACGCCAGCTCCACCGCACATACGTGCCGTTCTCCGTCTTGACTGGTACCAGGTACGAGGAGAAGCCTCCGCCTCCGGCGCCGGAGCTGTACGGGGCTCTTGCCAAGCTGGGGCATGAACTTCACTTCACGGAGTTCGTACGAACACGGATGCCACTGCCAGACCAGGCGGAGACGCTGCGGTTGCCCGAGGGAGTTCCCACCCTTCACCTCGTCCGTGTGACCCTGGCTTCTGGCAAGCCCCTTGCTCTAGAAGAACTGCACGTCTCTGGTAGCGACTTGGAACTCAGCTATAGATTGTAG
- a CDS encoding DUF4145 domain-containing protein, protein MAAKSGGSSASPPVLINCSHCNSATLGTQRGTYELMPQGEEEFEPTLFSLVSCDGCRSAQVVSQTGDLFGDRWSWGDSRTEWPDDRVAPLHPNIPKAIAREMREAQECFGAKLYTATAVMVRRSLEGMCEDQGTTEKTLFKALHELRNSGKIEGRLFDWTQALRVIGNQGAHFSKESVSREDAEDALALAEALLNYIYVFTAKYEEFQNRRAGKSK, encoded by the coding sequence ATGGCTGCTAAATCCGGGGGAAGCAGCGCTTCCCCTCCAGTTCTGATCAATTGCTCGCATTGTAATTCGGCCACCCTGGGAACCCAACGTGGCACCTATGAGCTAATGCCTCAAGGCGAGGAAGAGTTCGAGCCGACGCTCTTTTCTCTTGTCTCCTGCGACGGGTGTAGATCCGCACAGGTGGTCTCTCAAACAGGCGATTTGTTTGGAGACCGCTGGAGTTGGGGCGACTCCCGCACAGAGTGGCCGGATGATCGCGTGGCACCTCTGCATCCCAATATTCCAAAGGCGATAGCGCGTGAGATGCGCGAGGCACAAGAGTGTTTTGGCGCGAAGCTATATACGGCTACTGCTGTCATGGTGCGCCGCAGCCTTGAAGGCATGTGCGAGGACCAAGGGACGACAGAGAAGACTCTATTCAAGGCACTTCACGAGCTTCGAAATTCAGGAAAAATCGAAGGGCGCCTCTTCGACTGGACGCAAGCACTCAGAGTCATCGGGAATCAGGGTGCCCATTTCAGCAAAGAATCCGTGAGCCGTGAGGACGCAGAAGATGCTCTAGCCTTGGCGGAAGCGCTCCTGAATTACATTTATGTATTCACGGCCAAATACGAGGAATTCCAGAATAGGCGAGCAGGGAAATCCAAATAA
- a CDS encoding bifunctional DNA primase/polymerase: MMTRRGVQWISSAADDPEECREHWALDPRSPHALPAGRYFDVVAVGQRVGLETFDQLQRHGMPLGPVMADRASEQVGFFLPTWAKSPFDRMVRQETADRAPEYRYLGENSVVVVPGPMPLAGDRYIWLRAPMRRPEASLPRIAALAAMFVAASSVVARADRYGREQSAASVDGGATHAH; this comes from the coding sequence ATGATGACAAGAAGGGGCGTTCAGTGGATCTCCTCCGCAGCGGATGACCCGGAAGAGTGCCGGGAGCACTGGGCACTTGACCCCCGGAGCCCCCACGCACTTCCGGCCGGGCGCTACTTCGACGTTGTGGCGGTCGGGCAGCGGGTTGGGCTGGAGACGTTCGATCAGCTTCAGCGCCATGGAATGCCGTTGGGGCCCGTGATGGCAGACCGGGCTTCCGAACAGGTCGGATTCTTCCTCCCCACCTGGGCGAAGAGCCCATTCGATCGCATGGTCCGGCAGGAGACGGCAGATCGGGCGCCTGAGTACCGGTACCTGGGTGAGAACTCCGTGGTGGTCGTGCCGGGGCCGATGCCGCTGGCCGGAGACCGTTACATCTGGCTTCGGGCTCCGATGCGGCGGCCGGAGGCATCGCTTCCCCGAATCGCCGCGCTGGCCGCGATGTTCGTCGCCGCGTCCTCAGTCGTGGCTCGCGCGGACCGGTACGGGCGTGAGCAGTCGGCCGCTTCCGTAGATGGTGGAGCGACCCATGCCCACTGA